From bacterium, the proteins below share one genomic window:
- the trxA gene encoding thioredoxin yields the protein MAIELTDGNFKKEVLECESPALVDFWAPWCGPCKMMGPIIDELAEEYKGKVKIGKLNVDENRNIAVEYGIMSIPTLKFFDKGRIVNEIIGVVDKNVLKKAINKLISGV from the coding sequence ATGGCAATTGAATTGACAGATGGAAATTTTAAGAAGGAGGTTCTTGAATGCGAATCTCCGGCATTAGTGGATTTTTGGGCACCTTGGTGTGGACCTTGTAAAATGATGGGCCCAATTATTGATGAATTAGCAGAGGAATATAAGGGAAAGGTAAAGATAGGCAAACTTAATGTTGACGAAAATAGAAATATTGCAGTAGAATATGGAATAATGAGTATTCCAACACTTAAGTTTTTTGATAAAGGCAGGATTGTTAATGAGATAATTGGTGTAGTTGATAAGAATGTTTTAAAAAAAGCTATAAATAAATTAATTTCCGGGGTGTAG